The following coding sequences are from one Carassius auratus strain Wakin chromosome 15, ASM336829v1, whole genome shotgun sequence window:
- the LOC113115186 gene encoding uncharacterized protein LOC113115186, which translates to MSCIMHISRLWIFFVALVSSNAQYRRKTRCTEVTANASLNSEVFLPCHFNISHLNETQEVKWSYYSASLVRIMINGRIFFDNPTGRVNVYPLLTKHGNFSILIHDLQSSDLGTYDCKLKSECWMVKITERPHSEIREINETNPWIYFAAGAGLFTLLFIAFGLLSIFYGKCVNTSSKSDLINGVQSEGISPQETQNTGNSGHGDMRGVRRNPTTVYENDIHAPHPSSAARQGQHPQRAFRPAPEPTTSHPSIEILPYYVNQAELSIPTNAGKKRRRKKQNYQFKNPIYSD; encoded by the exons ATGTCATGCATCATGCACATTTCACGTCTTTGgatattttttgttgctttggtGTCTTCAAATG CTCAGTACCGCAGGAAAACAAGATGCACAGAGGTCACCGCAAACGCTTCTCTCAATTCTGAAGTCTTTCTCCCATGTCATTTTAATATAAGCCATCTCAATGAAACCCAGGAAGTGAAGTGGAGCTACTATTCTGCTAGTCTTGTAAGGATCATGATTAATGGGAGAATCTTCTTTGACAATCCTACTGGACGAGTGAATGTTTATCCACTTCTGACTAAACATGGAAACTTCTCCATCCTCATCCATGATCTGCAGTCTTCAGACCTCGGCACCTACGATTGTAAGCTTAAAAGTGAATGCTGGATGGTGAAGATCACTGAACGTCCGCACAGTGAGATCAGAG AAATCAATGAGACAAACCCCTGGATCTACTTTGCAGCTGGAGCTGGATTGTTTACTCTCCTTTTTATTGCATTCGGCCTGTTATCAATATTCTATG GAAAGTGTGTGAATACATCATCCAAATCTGATCTCATTAATGGTGTACAGAGTGAAG GTATTTCCCCCCAAGAAACACAGAATACAGGAAACAGTGGACATGGAGACATGAGGG GTGTGAGGAGGAACCCCACAACTGTTTATG AAAATGACATACATGCTCCACATCCAAGTTCTGCTGCACGGCAGGGGCAACATCCTCAGAGAG cattCCGACCTGCTCCTGAGCCAACTACAAGTCATCCTTCAATTGAGATATTACCATATTATG TCAACCAGGCGGAGCTCTCCATTCCAACGAATGCTGGCAAaaaacgaagaagaaaaaaac AAAATTATCAGTTTAAAAATCCAATATACAGTGACTGA